A single window of Novipirellula aureliae DNA harbors:
- a CDS encoding serine/threonine protein kinase, with the protein MPNPTERAIFLQAIDEENLDDRLAYLDSACGDDATLRASVEALLAAHERPAVLLDHPIGSDRTRFSIPSELAEQPLEHIGMQIGPYKLMEQIGEGGFGLVFVAEQEQPVRRRVALKIVKPGAASKEIIARFEGERQAVAMMNHPNIAQVFDAGVTTDHRPYFVMELVRGLPITEFCDKKQMNVRERLKLMIDVCSAVHHAHQKGVIHRDIKPSNVMVTLHDSKPVAKVIDFGVAKAIGQRLTDKTVYTRFHSMIGTPLYMSPEQAEMSGLDVDTRSDIYSLGVLLYELLAGTTPFDRGRMDSAGLDEMRRIIREEEPPRPSTRLSTQDKALSTIADRRRVDLHRLASTLRGDLDWIVMKSLEKDRSRRYDSAASLADDVRHYLSGEPIVARPPSAVYQFQKFARRHRVAIITAVLVGCTMIAGTAASLWQMSKAIKAQQELETFAANLTQASVLVASGQTHADAGRWSEAARDYDDAISIQPTFFLPRVQRAHLYARIYLWPEAAKDYLIALDTGASTSHPQWWGVPALFLYTGHNEGFARLTEQYRHDILQNTDEPKWSMLRGLVVSDQADPSKHGQALAELAQSWLEMPPPGPPPGFDDPLGFDDPMSQYEGPPPGPPGDGRPREILPPLMCQYITALAELRVNHFDLAINLLLDAEAAPHWPDRYLVHAPLALAYHYNGKSELAKRSLDLSSESIRDVLSELQEHPQESGSTQWNDVVESLLIHDEASRAILGTPSSLGANVYQVRNASLDEIMRPNTLQSE; encoded by the coding sequence ATGCCGAATCCGACGGAACGAGCGATCTTTCTACAAGCCATCGACGAGGAAAACCTCGACGATCGTTTGGCCTATCTCGATTCCGCTTGTGGTGACGATGCAACGCTCCGTGCGTCGGTCGAGGCTTTGTTAGCAGCTCATGAACGACCGGCCGTGCTGTTGGATCATCCTATCGGCAGCGATCGGACTCGATTCTCAATTCCCAGCGAGCTTGCTGAGCAGCCGCTCGAGCACATCGGGATGCAGATCGGTCCTTACAAGTTGATGGAACAGATCGGTGAGGGAGGTTTTGGTCTTGTCTTTGTTGCTGAGCAAGAGCAACCGGTTCGGCGACGAGTCGCATTAAAGATTGTCAAGCCTGGTGCGGCATCCAAAGAGATCATTGCTCGTTTCGAGGGCGAACGCCAAGCCGTTGCGATGATGAACCATCCCAACATTGCGCAGGTGTTCGATGCCGGAGTGACAACGGACCATCGACCGTACTTCGTGATGGAACTGGTGCGGGGGCTTCCGATCACGGAATTCTGCGACAAAAAACAAATGAATGTCCGCGAACGTTTGAAGCTAATGATCGACGTTTGCTCGGCCGTCCACCATGCGCATCAAAAAGGTGTCATCCATCGCGACATTAAGCCATCCAACGTGATGGTCACGCTACACGACAGCAAACCGGTTGCGAAAGTGATCGACTTCGGCGTCGCCAAGGCAATTGGACAAAGGCTGACCGACAAAACGGTCTACACTCGTTTTCACTCGATGATCGGCACACCGCTTTACATGAGCCCCGAACAGGCGGAGATGAGTGGGCTAGACGTCGACACGCGGAGCGATATTTATTCGCTCGGTGTACTGTTGTACGAATTACTCGCTGGCACAACGCCTTTTGACCGAGGACGGATGGACTCGGCAGGCCTGGATGAAATGCGCCGGATCATTCGTGAAGAAGAACCACCACGGCCAAGCACACGACTTTCGACGCAAGACAAGGCGCTGTCCACGATCGCGGATCGGCGTCGGGTCGATTTGCATCGCTTGGCATCCACCTTGCGTGGCGATCTCGATTGGATCGTCATGAAGTCGCTCGAAAAAGACCGCTCGCGGCGATACGACTCCGCAGCATCGTTAGCGGATGACGTTCGCCATTACCTGAGTGGAGAACCGATCGTCGCGCGACCGCCAAGCGCTGTCTACCAATTTCAAAAATTTGCACGCCGTCATCGTGTCGCCATCATTACGGCTGTTCTGGTTGGTTGTACGATGATCGCAGGGACGGCGGCGAGTTTGTGGCAAATGTCCAAGGCAATCAAGGCCCAACAGGAACTTGAGACATTCGCGGCGAATTTGACGCAGGCGAGTGTTTTGGTCGCTAGCGGCCAGACACACGCCGACGCGGGTCGGTGGAGCGAAGCAGCGCGAGACTACGACGACGCCATTTCGATCCAACCGACCTTCTTCCTGCCACGCGTTCAACGGGCCCACCTTTATGCTCGGATTTACCTCTGGCCGGAAGCCGCGAAAGACTACTTGATTGCCTTGGATACCGGGGCTTCGACATCTCATCCTCAGTGGTGGGGAGTGCCTGCTCTGTTTCTTTATACCGGACACAATGAGGGATTCGCACGACTGACGGAACAGTATCGGCACGACATACTCCAGAATACCGACGAACCCAAGTGGTCGATGCTGCGTGGATTGGTTGTCAGCGATCAAGCCGATCCGTCGAAGCACGGGCAAGCCCTCGCTGAATTGGCGCAAAGTTGGCTGGAAATGCCTCCGCCGGGGCCGCCACCCGGCTTTGATGATCCGCTTGGCTTTGATGATCCAATGAGCCAGTACGAAGGTCCGCCCCCGGGCCCACCGGGTGACGGGCGACCACGCGAAATCCTGCCACCGTTGATGTGTCAATACATTACTGCGTTGGCAGAGCTGCGCGTCAATCATTTCGATTTAGCGATCAATTTGCTCCTCGATGCAGAGGCCGCCCCGCATTGGCCCGACCGATACCTGGTACATGCACCATTAGCATTGGCCTATCACTACAACGGCAAGAGTGAACTGGCCAAACGGTCGCTTGATCTCTCAAGTGAATCGATCCGTGATGTGCTAAGCGAACTTCAAGAGCATCCACAGGAAAGCGGATCGACACAGTGGAACGACGTTGTCGAATCGCTGCTAATTCACGACGAAGCATCGAGGGCCATTCTTGGCACCCCCTCTTCATTGGGGGCAAACGTCTATCAAGTTCGAAATGCGTCGCTGGATGAAATCATGCGGCCGAATACCCTACAATCCGAATAG
- a CDS encoding PQQ-binding-like beta-propeller repeat protein, which translates to MNRSLTFLLLILSLFLPKVSTAADWPRFRGNDGDGDGADSKIPLSWSETENLAWRTALPGPGSSSPVVWGDRVFVTCYSGYGVASETTGSKENLKRHLVCVNLSDGKSLWTKTVAAEMPEDDSHGYITEHGYASNTPVTDGNQVFVFFGKSGVLAFDMDGNEQWRVGVGKESSNRRWGSAASPVLYKDMVIVNASEESRAILALDKKTGREVWKSEANSLELAYGTPLIVELSDATAELVISVPGEVWGLNPDTGKLKWYAETNLTGNICPSVIAHDGIVYTFGGYRSAGSHAIRAGGKDDVTDTHMVWSSRESSYVATPLLHEGHLYWIDDRGQAHCLDAKTGESVYRERVPDLSGSGKPVYASPVRVGDRLYVLSRYQGTFVLPAKPTFEILSTNRFESDESDSSGTPAIAGDRMVLRSGRYLYCISEM; encoded by the coding sequence ATGAACCGATCACTGACATTCCTCTTATTGATACTCAGCCTTTTTCTACCCAAAGTTTCCACCGCCGCCGATTGGCCTCGATTTCGCGGAAACGATGGCGATGGCGATGGAGCAGACTCGAAGATCCCGCTTTCTTGGAGTGAAACCGAAAACCTGGCTTGGCGAACCGCTTTGCCTGGCCCAGGATCCTCATCGCCGGTGGTTTGGGGAGACCGAGTTTTTGTCACCTGCTATTCGGGTTATGGAGTCGCAAGCGAAACGACAGGCTCGAAAGAAAATCTAAAGCGACACCTGGTTTGCGTGAATTTATCCGATGGCAAGTCACTTTGGACAAAAACGGTTGCTGCCGAAATGCCGGAGGATGACAGCCATGGTTACATCACGGAGCATGGTTATGCAAGCAACACGCCAGTAACCGACGGCAATCAAGTGTTTGTTTTTTTCGGCAAGAGCGGGGTATTAGCGTTTGACATGGACGGAAATGAGCAATGGCGAGTCGGCGTGGGGAAGGAATCGAGCAATCGTCGTTGGGGATCCGCCGCCAGTCCCGTGTTGTACAAGGATATGGTGATCGTGAACGCATCGGAAGAGAGCCGCGCGATCCTTGCACTGGACAAGAAAACGGGCCGTGAAGTTTGGAAGTCGGAAGCCAATTCGCTAGAGCTTGCCTACGGAACGCCTCTGATTGTTGAGTTGTCGGATGCGACAGCGGAATTGGTAATCTCGGTGCCAGGTGAAGTATGGGGACTGAATCCAGACACAGGCAAGTTGAAATGGTACGCCGAAACAAACTTGACTGGCAACATTTGCCCGTCTGTGATCGCACACGATGGAATTGTTTATACGTTCGGCGGCTATCGCTCAGCGGGCAGCCACGCAATTCGTGCGGGAGGAAAAGACGACGTTACCGACACGCATATGGTATGGTCCAGTCGCGAGAGTTCGTATGTCGCCACGCCGCTCTTGCACGAGGGGCACCTCTATTGGATCGATGACCGCGGGCAAGCTCACTGCCTTGATGCGAAAACGGGCGAGTCGGTCTACCGCGAGCGTGTTCCTGACTTGAGCGGCAGTGGCAAGCCTGTCTACGCATCGCCCGTGCGGGTGGGCGATCGATTGTATGTGCTCAGCCGCTACCAGGGGACATTCGTCTTGCCAGCAAAACCGACTTTTGAAATTCTGTCCACCAATCGATTTGAATCGGACGAGAGTGACAGCAGCGGCACCCCTGCGATCGCTGGAGATCGGATGGTGCTCCGATCTGGACGCTATCTCTATTGCATTTCAGAAATGTAG
- a CDS encoding EF-hand domain-containing protein, whose protein sequence is MNRVFQFSIFASIALSTSLLFAQPPGRGGASGMGRGGPPLEMIIQLFTQADSDHNGSVTKAELMAVLQNQGQGNQLGRGGPPLQNNNFGQANQQAANQPRPEGAPEGPPPTPGQVLPERLTQSLNLSVRQERQLAALQADVDKRLAAILTDEQEEQLQNFQPSHGPDHAEGGDADVENGRPQRPE, encoded by the coding sequence ATGAATCGCGTCTTTCAATTCTCCATCTTCGCTAGCATTGCACTGAGCACGAGTCTATTGTTTGCCCAGCCGCCGGGACGCGGTGGAGCCTCTGGGATGGGGCGTGGGGGACCGCCGCTGGAAATGATCATTCAATTGTTTACGCAAGCGGATTCAGACCACAACGGTAGCGTGACCAAGGCGGAACTGATGGCGGTTCTGCAAAACCAAGGTCAAGGCAATCAATTGGGTCGCGGTGGTCCGCCTCTGCAAAATAACAACTTCGGACAAGCCAACCAGCAAGCTGCCAATCAACCACGGCCCGAGGGGGCACCGGAAGGTCCGCCGCCAACACCCGGTCAAGTCTTGCCGGAACGCCTGACGCAGTCGCTCAACCTGAGTGTCCGGCAAGAGCGTCAACTTGCCGCCCTGCAAGCCGACGTTGACAAACGGCTCGCCGCAATCCTGACGGACGAGCAAGAAGAACAGCTTCAAAACTTTCAGCCATCGCATGGCCCCGACCATGCCGAAGGCGGTGATGCCGACGTCGAAAATGGTAGGCCTCAACGCCCTGAGTGA
- a CDS encoding CotH kinase family protein, translating into MKKKLLSLLIVGVAVAGIVYAKRAERFGLGGPGGPDRTERKIVEEYDADESGWLDANERQLARKAIASNQGRRAGLGGGPKGPGHGEATLPGTPGPKVAVSDVDTYPDHSLYDTSILRTVFLQFGNPDWESELEDFYSTDVDVPATMILDGKTYENVGVHFRGASSFDHVPRGGKRSVNISLDMIHGDQNIDGYKTLNLLNCHCDPSMMSSVVYSYIARQYIPAPKANFVHLVINGESWGLYNNVQQFDKKFLEENYNGSKGTRWKVSGNPQADGGLRYLGDDLEPYKERFEMKSNDGKKAWTALVQLCKTLNQTPTEQLVPALEPILDIDETLKFLALDVTLANNDGYWTRASDYNLFRDSEGRFHVLPHDMNEAFALSGPGPGGPGPGGPRPGGPGPGGPGPGGPGPGGPGPGDVGGRRGPGDGPSGPGGPDHKPGLIGDLFGSLIGGLGDRPLRAQVDTDPLVNIKNDRMPLRSRLLAVPELQKRYLQYVQQIASESVAWEKLGPVVEGYRQLVDPLVKADTRKLSSYEDFQAAIDPEKPSADQPMSLRKFAEERPAFLISAIDKAEH; encoded by the coding sequence ATGAAAAAAAAACTTCTTTCGCTACTGATTGTTGGTGTGGCCGTTGCAGGGATCGTCTATGCGAAACGAGCCGAACGGTTTGGTTTGGGCGGACCGGGTGGGCCAGATCGCACGGAACGAAAAATCGTCGAGGAGTATGATGCCGACGAGAGCGGCTGGCTCGATGCGAACGAACGACAGCTGGCCCGCAAAGCAATCGCGTCCAATCAGGGCCGAAGAGCCGGCCTTGGCGGTGGACCCAAAGGACCGGGCCATGGCGAAGCGACGCTGCCGGGAACGCCCGGACCGAAGGTGGCAGTGAGCGATGTGGATACCTATCCGGACCATTCGCTGTACGACACCAGCATCTTGCGAACGGTGTTCTTGCAATTCGGCAATCCTGACTGGGAATCCGAGTTGGAAGATTTTTATTCCACCGATGTGGATGTCCCGGCTACCATGATCCTAGATGGAAAGACCTACGAGAACGTCGGAGTTCACTTTCGCGGTGCTTCGTCATTTGACCACGTCCCGCGTGGTGGCAAGCGGTCGGTCAATATATCGCTGGACATGATTCATGGCGACCAAAACATTGACGGATACAAAACGTTGAACCTACTGAACTGCCATTGTGATCCGTCCATGATGAGCAGTGTCGTTTATTCGTACATCGCTCGCCAATACATCCCGGCTCCCAAAGCCAACTTCGTTCATCTCGTCATCAATGGTGAAAGTTGGGGGTTGTACAACAATGTTCAGCAATTCGACAAAAAGTTTTTGGAAGAAAACTATAACGGATCAAAAGGGACACGTTGGAAGGTCAGCGGCAACCCGCAAGCGGATGGTGGCCTGCGTTATCTAGGCGATGATCTGGAACCGTACAAGGAGCGGTTTGAGATGAAGTCGAACGATGGCAAGAAAGCTTGGACGGCCCTGGTGCAGCTATGCAAGACCTTGAACCAAACCCCGACTGAACAGCTCGTGCCCGCACTCGAGCCAATCCTTGATATTGACGAAACCCTTAAATTCCTCGCGTTAGACGTCACGCTAGCCAATAACGACGGCTATTGGACACGGGCGAGTGACTACAATCTTTTCCGAGATAGCGAAGGAAGATTCCACGTCCTCCCGCACGACATGAATGAAGCCTTTGCGTTGTCAGGCCCCGGACCAGGTGGTCCCGGACCAGGTGGCCCCAGACCAGGTGGCCCTGGGCCAGGTGGCCCTGGACCAGGCGGCCCCGGACCAGGTGGCCCTGGGCCAGGAGACGTTGGTGGTAGAAGGGGGCCCGGCGATGGACCAAGCGGACCGGGCGGTCCCGATCACAAGCCAGGCCTGATCGGTGACCTCTTCGGAAGCCTGATTGGCGGATTGGGTGATAGACCACTTCGCGCCCAGGTGGACACGGACCCTCTGGTCAACATCAAGAATGATCGCATGCCGCTGCGAAGCCGCCTGTTGGCGGTGCCCGAATTGCAGAAGCGTTATCTTCAATACGTTCAGCAAATCGCGAGCGAATCGGTTGCCTGGGAGAAATTGGGCCCGGTCGTCGAGGGTTACCGACAACTCGTCGATCCGCTCGTCAAAGCCGATACCCGAAAGTTGTCATCCTATGAGGACTTTCAAGCGGCAATCGATCCTGAAAAGCCGTCAGCGGATCAACCAATGTCTTTACGGAAGTTCGCGGAGGAGCGACCCGCGTTTCTCATCTCTGCTATTGACAAAGCCGAACACTGA
- a CDS encoding lamin tail domain-containing protein — MPKSQSFFSRTLSRLGRSQDRKRSRRRRPSRRLRAEALEARQLLAGDLFINEIMADNDAIIEDPDEAGAFEDWFEIYNAGTAAVDLGGMYLTDDVSDPTQWQIPAGSSVAAGGFLLIWADGEPEQGDNHASFKLSAGGETVALYDTDGTTQVDSLEFGAQVTDVSYGRSPDGSETLSILTTPTPGAANSIVGDANLAPTANAGGPYFGTTADTISLSGSASSDADGTISNYAWDLDYDGVYDDATGETVSFSSATVGTFVVGLQVTDDDGAISVDTGTIKVTQVGDVPSAWDPVTIDDEAAAFFDDTYVHEVSITFDDDDWYNTLYTSHSTDADDPYFVADFVADGVALDSVGVRFKGNSSFDGAGVKKSIKIDFNEFEDLTFMGLKKLNLNNNYNDPTMLREKLVYDFASNFVEGAGRAVFTKVYINGEYYGLYTAVEQVDSTYVETRFGEDEDGNLYKGTASDDAVLSDPQADFGSDLTYLGTDQTEYEAFYELKTNETENDYSQLIEFIDVLNNTPTAQLTDAIEPLLDVDDTLAALAINNLFVNLDSYSGAAHNYYLYDRDDTGQFTHILWDANESFGTFTQFVDRFQNPVEIDPFWLPTATTMGPPGTPIEDEERPLMENLWAVDDYSLAYLRDLNEMLQEGFDATTATARINELADLIREDVDADPNKQFTTEAFEMNLTTTGTSGGRTIYGLTSFISERSTYLSSVLATYDLEPESVEVSINEIMADNDSVIEDPDEAGAFEDWVELYNPGTTSIDLSGFYLTDDAADPTQWQFPDGSTIDAGGYLVIWADGDTDQGDTHAAFKLSASGESVLLYNVDGATLVDSITFGEQTTDVSYGRFPDGSSTLTVLSAATPGAANTNDVIENVAPTADAGGPYTGSVGDMITLSAATSSDTDGTITTYAWDLDNDGQYDDATGVTTTFDATTAGTLTVGLQVTDDGGATSTDTATVGVTLETPVVYVNEIMADNDSVIEDPDEAGAFEDWVELYNPGTTSIDLSGFYLTDDAADPTQWQFPDGSTIDAGGYLVIWADGDTDQGDTHAAFKLSASGESVLLYNVDGATLVDSITFGEQTTDVSYGRFPDGSSTLTVLSAATPGAANTNDVIENVAPTADAGGPYMGSVGDMITLSAATSSDTDGTITTYAWDLDNDGQYDDATGVTTTFDATTAGTFTVGLQVTDDDGATSTDTETITVSDAAPTPGLVVTQSGGTTTVDENGSSDTVSVMLTSQPTADVVVTVTSANVGEVTASPSTLTFTSENWNVAQTVTVTGVEDGVSDGSQVVALTFAMTSDDAAYAALDSVAVNVTNENIETPTIPTQIFRPDVVVRVHVIPASSMRSAIIFEAFADTTLSVFPVGTASISEIVRVVDASSERIDVYEGGSTSVTVVAGRIYAILFEAQTEQRIFTIRSTSGTDAFSPTSPTNILQPTDTTGDGFTTAMDALSVINYLSRDADTLATEGETASEAAALLDVNGDDRISALDALIVINRLNSGVEPLSSAGEGESGGSMIPQSVIAVSNQVEELAETRIFDELPTILASESDRLVAEPMPNANLAQVQLLDEVIGDDYADSPISENDIDLLATDSWHRLPACDL; from the coding sequence ATGCCAAAATCACAGAGTTTTTTCAGCCGCACATTATCAAGATTAGGCCGCTCGCAGGATCGCAAGCGTTCTCGCCGCCGTCGGCCCTCGCGTCGCCTGCGGGCGGAGGCCCTAGAGGCACGTCAATTGCTCGCCGGAGACCTCTTTATCAACGAGATCATGGCTGACAACGATGCCATCATCGAAGATCCCGATGAGGCGGGGGCGTTCGAGGATTGGTTTGAAATCTACAATGCGGGTACAGCGGCAGTCGACCTCGGGGGCATGTATCTGACCGACGACGTTAGCGATCCCACGCAGTGGCAAATTCCGGCCGGATCGTCCGTCGCCGCCGGTGGCTTCCTGTTGATTTGGGCTGATGGTGAACCCGAACAGGGTGACAATCACGCTTCGTTCAAATTGTCGGCAGGCGGCGAAACGGTTGCTCTCTACGACACCGACGGCACGACCCAGGTCGACTCACTCGAGTTCGGTGCTCAGGTGACCGATGTTTCTTACGGGCGTTCTCCCGATGGCAGCGAGACGCTCAGTATACTAACGACGCCGACACCTGGTGCGGCCAACTCCATCGTTGGCGATGCAAACCTCGCTCCGACCGCCAATGCAGGCGGCCCTTATTTCGGCACGACCGCGGATACGATTTCGCTGAGCGGATCAGCTTCTTCCGACGCTGACGGAACGATCTCGAATTACGCTTGGGATTTGGATTACGACGGCGTTTATGACGACGCAACGGGGGAGACGGTCAGCTTTTCGTCGGCAACGGTGGGGACGTTCGTCGTCGGTTTGCAAGTGACAGACGATGATGGTGCGATCAGCGTGGACACGGGGACGATTAAGGTGACGCAGGTGGGAGACGTGCCGTCAGCCTGGGATCCCGTCACAATCGATGATGAGGCGGCCGCATTCTTCGATGACACCTATGTCCATGAGGTCTCGATCACGTTTGATGATGACGATTGGTACAACACACTCTACACATCGCACTCTACCGATGCAGACGACCCCTATTTTGTAGCCGATTTTGTTGCAGATGGGGTCGCGTTGGACTCGGTGGGGGTTCGTTTTAAAGGAAACTCGTCGTTTGACGGCGCCGGCGTCAAGAAGTCGATCAAAATTGACTTCAACGAATTTGAAGATCTGACGTTCATGGGCTTGAAGAAGCTGAATCTGAACAACAACTACAACGACCCGACGATGCTGCGAGAGAAGTTGGTCTATGATTTCGCTTCCAATTTTGTCGAAGGTGCCGGTCGCGCGGTTTTCACCAAGGTCTATATCAACGGTGAGTACTACGGCCTGTACACGGCGGTCGAACAAGTCGACTCGACTTACGTGGAAACTCGATTTGGCGAGGACGAAGACGGCAATTTGTACAAAGGTACCGCGTCGGATGATGCCGTGCTCAGTGATCCACAAGCCGACTTTGGCTCGGATTTGACTTACTTGGGTACCGACCAAACCGAATATGAAGCCTTCTACGAACTGAAGACCAACGAAACAGAGAACGATTACTCACAGTTGATTGAATTCATCGATGTGCTCAACAACACTCCGACCGCCCAATTGACCGATGCGATCGAACCATTGCTGGATGTGGATGACACTCTGGCCGCGCTGGCGATCAACAATCTCTTTGTGAACTTGGATTCCTACTCAGGTGCGGCTCATAATTACTACCTCTATGATCGCGACGACACCGGGCAATTCACTCACATCCTCTGGGATGCGAACGAATCGTTCGGCACGTTCACGCAGTTCGTCGACCGCTTCCAAAACCCGGTCGAGATCGATCCGTTCTGGCTGCCCACAGCAACGACGATGGGGCCACCCGGCACACCGATTGAGGACGAAGAACGACCGCTGATGGAAAACCTATGGGCGGTCGATGACTATAGCCTCGCCTATCTCCGCGATCTCAACGAAATGTTGCAAGAGGGCTTCGATGCCACGACGGCCACCGCTCGAATCAACGAACTGGCCGATTTGATTCGCGAGGATGTTGATGCGGACCCGAACAAGCAGTTCACGACCGAAGCATTCGAAATGAACTTGACGACCACCGGGACCTCGGGCGGCAGAACGATCTACGGATTGACCAGCTTTATTTCAGAACGATCAACGTACCTATCTTCGGTCTTGGCAACCTACGATCTGGAACCGGAATCGGTGGAGGTCTCTATCAACGAGATCATGGCCGACAATGACTCGGTCATCGAAGATCCCGACGAAGCGGGGGCATTCGAGGATTGGGTCGAACTGTACAATCCAGGGACGACTTCGATTGACCTCAGTGGTTTCTACCTGACCGACGATGCTGCCGATCCGACGCAGTGGCAATTCCCCGACGGATCAACGATCGATGCAGGCGGTTATCTAGTTATCTGGGCCGATGGCGATACCGATCAAGGGGACACTCACGCGGCATTCAAACTGTCCGCCAGTGGCGAGTCTGTCTTACTCTACAATGTCGATGGAGCCACACTGGTCGATTCGATCACCTTTGGTGAGCAGACAACGGACGTCTCTTATGGTCGTTTCCCCGATGGTTCTTCGACATTGACCGTGTTGTCGGCCGCCACCCCCGGTGCTGCAAACACCAACGACGTGATTGAGAACGTCGCTCCAACCGCCGACGCTGGTGGACCATACACGGGAAGCGTTGGCGACATGATCACGCTCAGCGCGGCGACTTCATCGGATACCGATGGCACGATCACGACGTATGCATGGGACTTGGATAACGATGGCCAATACGACGACGCCACCGGAGTCACGACAACGTTCGATGCGACGACCGCCGGGACCCTAACGGTTGGTCTGCAAGTCACCGACGATGGTGGGGCAACCAGCACCGACACAGCGACGGTTGGTGTGACTCTCGAAACACCAGTGGTCTACGTCAACGAGATCATGGCCGACAATGACTCGGTCATCGAAGATCCCGACGAAGCGGGGGCGTTCGAGGATTGGGTCGAACTGTACAATCCAGGAACGACTTCGATTGACCTCAGTGGTTTCTACCTGACCGACGATGCTGCCGATCCGACGCAGTGGCAATTCCCCGACGGATCAACGATCGATGCAGGCGGTTATCTAGTTATCTGGGCCGATGGCGATACCGATCAAGGGGACACTCACGCGGCATTCAAACTGTCCGCCAGTGGCGAGTCTGTCTTACTCTACAATGTCGATGGAGCCACACTGGTCGATTCGATCACCTTTGGTGAGCAGACAACGGACGTCTCTTATGGTCGTTTCCCCGATGGTTCCTCGACATTGACCGTGTTGTCGGCCGCCACCCCCGGTGCTGCAAACACCAACGACGTGATTGAGAACGTCGCTCCAACCGCCGACGCTGGTGGCCCATACATGGGAAGCGTTGGAGATATGATCACGCTCAGCGCGGCGACTTCATCGGATACCGATGGCACGATCACGACGTATGCATGGGACTTGGATAACGATGGCCAATACGACGACGCCACCGGAGTCACGACAACGTTCGATGCGACGACCGCCGGGACCTTCACGGTTGGTCTGCAAGTCACCGACGATGATGGGGCAACCAGCACCGATACGGAGACGATCACTGTTTCCGACGCTGCACCTACCCCCGGGTTGGTTGTGACACAAAGCGGTGGCACAACAACGGTCGATGAGAACGGATCGAGTGACACAGTTAGCGTGATGCTTACCAGCCAACCAACGGCTGATGTTGTCGTCACGGTAACCAGTGCAAACGTCGGTGAAGTAACCGCTAGCCCTTCAACATTGACGTTCACATCCGAGAATTGGAATGTGGCTCAAACCGTTACTGTTACGGGAGTAGAAGATGGTGTTTCGGATGGCAGCCAAGTGGTCGCCTTGACATTTGCGATGACCAGTGACGATGCGGCCTACGCTGCACTCGATAGCGTGGCTGTAAATGTTACAAATGAAAATATTGAGACACCAACGATTCCTACTCAGATCTTCAGGCCTGACGTTGTCGTTAGGGTGCATGTGATTCCCGCGAGCAGTATGCGATCAGCGATAATCTTTGAGGCGTTCGCTGACACGACCCTATCCGTGTTCCCGGTTGGAACCGCTTCGATTAGCGAAATTGTTCGAGTTGTTGACGCGAGTTCAGAACGCATCGATGTTTACGAAGGTGGTAGCACGAGTGTGACGGTCGTGGCGGGTCGAATCTACGCTATTCTCTTTGAGGCACAAACGGAACAACGCATCTTCACGATTCGCTCGACCTCGGGAACGGATGCGTTCTCACCGACCTCTCCAACAAACATTCTGCAACCGACGGATACGACTGGGGACGGATTCACCACAGCAATGGATGCTTTGTCGGTGATCAACTACCTCAGTCGCGATGCGGACACCCTCGCGACAGAAGGCGAAACGGCATCCGAAGCTGCTGCTTTGCTGGACGTGAATGGGGATGATCGGATTTCAGCATTGGACGCGCTCATCGTCATCAACCGACTCAACAGCGGAGTTGAACCATTATCGAGTGCTGGCGAAGGTGAATCCGGCGGTTCCATGATTCCGCAGTCGGTGATTGCCGTCAGCAACCAAGTCGAAGAACTCGCTGAGACGAGAATTTTTGACGAACTGCCTACAATACTCGCGTCAGAATCGGATAGACTGGTAGCGGAGCCAATGCCGAATGCCAATCTTGCCCAAGTGCAGCTGCTTGATGAGGTGATCGGCGATGACTATGCGGACAGTCCGATTTCCGAAAACGACATCGATCTGCTCGCAACCGATTCGTGGCACAGGCTTCCAGCCTGTGATTTATAG